In Elephas maximus indicus isolate mEleMax1 chromosome 4, mEleMax1 primary haplotype, whole genome shotgun sequence, a genomic segment contains:
- the FOXRED2 gene encoding FAD-dependent oxidoreductase domain-containing protein 2 isoform X2, giving the protein MGLSAAAPLWSPPGLLLALALHPALALRPQRDYCVLGAGPAGLQMAYFLQRAGRDYVVFERSSRPGSFFARYPRHRKLISINKRYTGKANAEFNLRHDWNSLLSHDPRLLFRHYSRAYFPDAGDMVRYLGDFADKLRLHVLYNTTIGHVTLDKDGQAWNSHYFILTDQKGQAYQCSVLLVATGLSVPNQVDFPGSEYVEGYESVSTDPEDFEGQNVLILGRGNSAFETAENILGVTNFIHMLSRSRVRLSWATHYVGDLRAINNGLLDTYQLKSLDGLLESDLEDLAIVKDREGKLHITLKFLTEEANQSTEAITLPQDDNDNFALRVAYDRVIGCLGWNFNFSIFNSSLRLSSGGTFSKKYPLIKASYESKGSRGLFVLGTASHSVDYRKSAGGFIHGFRYTVRAVHRLLEHRHHGIAWPSTERPITQLTSAIIRRVNEASGLYQMFSVLADVVLLKENATAFEYLEEFPMQMLAQLEALTGRQARHGLFVINMEYGRNYSGPDKDVFFYDRSVGHMKDAWQSNFLHPVIYYYRHLPTEQEVRFRPADWLLPRPTAIHHIVEDFLTDWTAPVGHILPLRRFLENCLDTDLRNFYAESCFLFTLTRQKLPPFCQQGYLRMQGLVGTEYLRRHGVESGLLRYYTTMSRRPGNQEPASHPLAPGPTVQPLDNKKREL; this is encoded by the exons ATGGGCCTCTCCGCCGCAGCCCCGCTCTGGAGCCCCCCGGGGCTgctcctggccctggccctgcacCCGGCCCTCGCCCTGCGCCCACAGCGGGACTACTGCGTGCTGGGCGCCGGGCCCGCTGGCCTGCAGATGGCCTACTTCCTGCAGCGTGCTGGGCGCGACTACGTGGTGTTCGAGCGCAGCTCTCGTCCCGGCAGCTTCTTCGCGCGCTACCCACGGCACCGCAAGCTGATCAGCATCAACAAGAGGTACACGGGCAAGGCCAATGCGGAGTTCAACCTCCGCCACGACTGGAACTCCCTGCTGAGCCATGACCCCAGGCTGCTCTTCAGACACTACTCCCGGGCCTACTTCCCCGATGCTGGTGACATGGTGCGCTACCTGGGCGACTTCGCAGATAAGCTGAGGCTCCACGTACTGTACAACACAACCATTGGCCATGTAACACTGGACAAGGACGGGCAGGCCTGGAATAGCCACTACTTCATCCTGACTGACCAGAAGGGCCAGGCATACCAATGCAG TGTCCTTCTTGTCGCCACTGGTTTGTCAGTCCCCAACCAGGTTGACTTCCCTGGCTCCGAATATGTGGAGGGCTATGAGTCAGTGTCCACTGACCCCGAGGACTTTGAGGGTCAGAACGTGCTGATCCTGGGCCGTGGGAACTCAGCCTTTGAGACAGCAGAGAACATCTTGGGTGTCACCAACTTCATCCACATGCTGAGCCGCTCCCGGGTCCGGCTCTCCTGGGCCACTCACTATGTTGGAGACCTCAG AGCCATCAACAATGGCCTCCTGGACACCTACCAGCTTAAGTCCCTGGATGGGCTGCTTGAGTCTGACCTGGAGGACCTGGCCATTGTGAAAGACCGTGAGGGCAAGCTTCACATCACTCTGAAGTTCCTCACGGAGGAAGCCAACCAGAGCACCGAGGCCATCACTCTCCCCCAGGACGACAATGACAACTTTGCACTGCGTGTGGCCTACGACCGGGTCATCGGCTGCCTGGGCTGGAACTTCAACTTCTCCATCTTCAACAG CTCCCTCAGGCTTTCCTCAGGGGGTACATTCAGCAAGAAGTACCCACTGATCAAAGCTAGCTACGAGTCCAAAGGAAGCCGGGGTCTGTTTGTCCTGGGCACCGCCAGTCACTCTGTGGACTACCGGAAATCCGCGGGGGGCTTCATCCATGGATTCCGATACACAG TACGTGCTGTCCACCGGCTCCTGGAGCATCGCCACCACGGTATCGCCTGGCCCTCCACCGAGCGCCCCATCACCCAGCTGACCAGCGCTATCATCCGGCGTGTGAACGAGGCATCTGGGCTCTACCAGATGTTCAGTGTGCTGGCCGACGTCGTCCTGCTGAAGGA GAATGCCACTGCATTTGAGTACCTGGAGGAGTTCCCCATGCAGATGCTGGCCCAGCTGGAGGCTCTCACAGGAAGACAGGCAAGGCACGGGCTCTTTGTCATCAACATGGAGTACGGCAGGAATTACTCTGGACCCGACAAGGACGTCTTCTTCTATGACCGGTCGGTGGGGCACATGAAAGACGCGTGGCAGTCTAACTTCCTCCACCCCGTCATCTACTACTACAGACATCTCCCCACCG agcaggagGTGAGGTTCCGCCCTGCAGACTGGCTGCTGCCTCGGCCCACAGCCATCCATCACATCGTGGAAGACTTCCTGACAGACTGGACTGCCCCAGTCGGACACATTCTGCCTCTGAGGCGCTTCCTAGAGAACTGTTTGGACACCGATTTGCGCAACTTCTATGCAG AGTCCTGCTTCCTGTTCACCCTGACGCGCCAGAAGCTGCCACCCTTTTGCCAGCAGGGCTACCTGAGAATGCAGGGGCTTGTGGGGACGGAGTACCTCCGGCGGCACGGGGTGGAGAGCGGGCTCCTGCGGTACTACACCACCATGAGCCGGCGGCCTGGCAACCAGGAGCCAGCGAGTCACCCCCTAGCTCCAGGACCTACAGTCCAGCCCCTGGATAACAAGAAGCGTGAGCTCTGA
- the FOXRED2 gene encoding FAD-dependent oxidoreductase domain-containing protein 2 isoform X1, translating into MGLRQVIPEALEFCAWLYPRLSLWASVCEGQDWPLSPWNVGDPPASPLVCHRMGLSAAAPLWSPPGLLLALALHPALALRPQRDYCVLGAGPAGLQMAYFLQRAGRDYVVFERSSRPGSFFARYPRHRKLISINKRYTGKANAEFNLRHDWNSLLSHDPRLLFRHYSRAYFPDAGDMVRYLGDFADKLRLHVLYNTTIGHVTLDKDGQAWNSHYFILTDQKGQAYQCSVLLVATGLSVPNQVDFPGSEYVEGYESVSTDPEDFEGQNVLILGRGNSAFETAENILGVTNFIHMLSRSRVRLSWATHYVGDLRAINNGLLDTYQLKSLDGLLESDLEDLAIVKDREGKLHITLKFLTEEANQSTEAITLPQDDNDNFALRVAYDRVIGCLGWNFNFSIFNSSLRLSSGGTFSKKYPLIKASYESKGSRGLFVLGTASHSVDYRKSAGGFIHGFRYTVRAVHRLLEHRHHGIAWPSTERPITQLTSAIIRRVNEASGLYQMFSVLADVVLLKENATAFEYLEEFPMQMLAQLEALTGRQARHGLFVINMEYGRNYSGPDKDVFFYDRSVGHMKDAWQSNFLHPVIYYYRHLPTEQEVRFRPADWLLPRPTAIHHIVEDFLTDWTAPVGHILPLRRFLENCLDTDLRNFYAESCFLFTLTRQKLPPFCQQGYLRMQGLVGTEYLRRHGVESGLLRYYTTMSRRPGNQEPASHPLAPGPTVQPLDNKKREL; encoded by the exons ATGGGGTTGAGGCAAGTGATCCCAGAGGCCCTTGAGTTCTGTGCCTGGCTCTACCCCAGATTGTCTCTCTGGGCCTCCGTCTGTGAGGGACAGGATTGGCCCTTGTCTCCGTGGAACGTCGGTGatcccccagcctcccctctggTCTGTCACAGGATGGGCCTCTCCGCCGCAGCCCCGCTCTGGAGCCCCCCGGGGCTgctcctggccctggccctgcacCCGGCCCTCGCCCTGCGCCCACAGCGGGACTACTGCGTGCTGGGCGCCGGGCCCGCTGGCCTGCAGATGGCCTACTTCCTGCAGCGTGCTGGGCGCGACTACGTGGTGTTCGAGCGCAGCTCTCGTCCCGGCAGCTTCTTCGCGCGCTACCCACGGCACCGCAAGCTGATCAGCATCAACAAGAGGTACACGGGCAAGGCCAATGCGGAGTTCAACCTCCGCCACGACTGGAACTCCCTGCTGAGCCATGACCCCAGGCTGCTCTTCAGACACTACTCCCGGGCCTACTTCCCCGATGCTGGTGACATGGTGCGCTACCTGGGCGACTTCGCAGATAAGCTGAGGCTCCACGTACTGTACAACACAACCATTGGCCATGTAACACTGGACAAGGACGGGCAGGCCTGGAATAGCCACTACTTCATCCTGACTGACCAGAAGGGCCAGGCATACCAATGCAG TGTCCTTCTTGTCGCCACTGGTTTGTCAGTCCCCAACCAGGTTGACTTCCCTGGCTCCGAATATGTGGAGGGCTATGAGTCAGTGTCCACTGACCCCGAGGACTTTGAGGGTCAGAACGTGCTGATCCTGGGCCGTGGGAACTCAGCCTTTGAGACAGCAGAGAACATCTTGGGTGTCACCAACTTCATCCACATGCTGAGCCGCTCCCGGGTCCGGCTCTCCTGGGCCACTCACTATGTTGGAGACCTCAG AGCCATCAACAATGGCCTCCTGGACACCTACCAGCTTAAGTCCCTGGATGGGCTGCTTGAGTCTGACCTGGAGGACCTGGCCATTGTGAAAGACCGTGAGGGCAAGCTTCACATCACTCTGAAGTTCCTCACGGAGGAAGCCAACCAGAGCACCGAGGCCATCACTCTCCCCCAGGACGACAATGACAACTTTGCACTGCGTGTGGCCTACGACCGGGTCATCGGCTGCCTGGGCTGGAACTTCAACTTCTCCATCTTCAACAG CTCCCTCAGGCTTTCCTCAGGGGGTACATTCAGCAAGAAGTACCCACTGATCAAAGCTAGCTACGAGTCCAAAGGAAGCCGGGGTCTGTTTGTCCTGGGCACCGCCAGTCACTCTGTGGACTACCGGAAATCCGCGGGGGGCTTCATCCATGGATTCCGATACACAG TACGTGCTGTCCACCGGCTCCTGGAGCATCGCCACCACGGTATCGCCTGGCCCTCCACCGAGCGCCCCATCACCCAGCTGACCAGCGCTATCATCCGGCGTGTGAACGAGGCATCTGGGCTCTACCAGATGTTCAGTGTGCTGGCCGACGTCGTCCTGCTGAAGGA GAATGCCACTGCATTTGAGTACCTGGAGGAGTTCCCCATGCAGATGCTGGCCCAGCTGGAGGCTCTCACAGGAAGACAGGCAAGGCACGGGCTCTTTGTCATCAACATGGAGTACGGCAGGAATTACTCTGGACCCGACAAGGACGTCTTCTTCTATGACCGGTCGGTGGGGCACATGAAAGACGCGTGGCAGTCTAACTTCCTCCACCCCGTCATCTACTACTACAGACATCTCCCCACCG agcaggagGTGAGGTTCCGCCCTGCAGACTGGCTGCTGCCTCGGCCCACAGCCATCCATCACATCGTGGAAGACTTCCTGACAGACTGGACTGCCCCAGTCGGACACATTCTGCCTCTGAGGCGCTTCCTAGAGAACTGTTTGGACACCGATTTGCGCAACTTCTATGCAG AGTCCTGCTTCCTGTTCACCCTGACGCGCCAGAAGCTGCCACCCTTTTGCCAGCAGGGCTACCTGAGAATGCAGGGGCTTGTGGGGACGGAGTACCTCCGGCGGCACGGGGTGGAGAGCGGGCTCCTGCGGTACTACACCACCATGAGCCGGCGGCCTGGCAACCAGGAGCCAGCGAGTCACCCCCTAGCTCCAGGACCTACAGTCCAGCCCCTGGATAACAAGAAGCGTGAGCTCTGA